The sequence TTAATACGTGTAACGTGCTTAGAACCGTGGCTGGCCTCTAGGAGATGTCCAATCAGTGACAGCTATGATTAACGTGCGCTATAGTGGAGGCAAGCTAGGCAGGGCCTTCTTCCCCCAAACACTCTTACCCTTCCTCCCCATAGCGCCCTAAATCACCCCCTACTCCCTGAATCCTTATGGCCTATGTTTGCCTTCCTGGCCAGTCAGCCCGGCTCCAGAGCTGTCTCCCCAACTTAGGTTCCGCCTACAGCCTTCCAGTTACCACCCCAGCCACGCCTGTCCTCTTTCCGGAGATCAGATTAAACAGAGGGGGTGTGAAGGGCATGGGATGTTGAGTCTTGTCCAAGGACAAGGACACCCAGAGCTGGAGACTAAAAATATCTCACTCCAGGATGgtgtttggggtgggggtggaagagACACTCATCCCTCACCTGTGGGAGGAGAGAGCAGCCCGATGGATAGAGGAGAAAGGGTCCAAGCCTTGGTAGGAACCCCCTTGACCCCCACAGTGGGCTGGGCTTAGAGCCAGGCCCCCACTGGGTAGGGATGATGGACGGAAAGCGGGTCAGACCTCACGGGCCCTTCACCCACTGACCCTCCGCCCACTTGGTGGAGGTGCTTCCCCAGGCCAGCAAGTAGACTAGGAACTCGGAGATCAGTTATGGGAGCTGAGGGTCTGGTGTGGTGTGGGGTAACACATGGATACCTGCCATCTGGAATGAAAAGTCGTGTAAAGGAGGTGCCAGAGAATGATACTGGGGTGGAGGGGTCAGGAGAAGCCCCACTAAGGGCAAGGATGGAACTCAAGCTCCCTGCTTCTGTTGCTAGGCTTAGCCCAGGTGTGTGACGTCATGGATGGTACAAATAGCTCAGGGGATTGAACGCATTCTGctgatgtgtgtgttttgttaCGTTCTGTTCCAACCCCCTTGAATCTCCCTACAGTGTAGGGGTCCCCCCCCCATTTTAAACATGGAGAAAGTGTGGATCCCagtggagatgggatttgaacccaggtctttccAAGCCCAGGGTCTGTGTTTTGATTGTATCAGACCACCTTCTGACTATATGCCAGCCCCCTTGCTGGAATTTGTTTCTCCCGGGCAAGCACATTCTCCTTTCTACCGTCTATTAATATTAAAAGAGTGCACACCCCCATACTGACTGCTTTTTCAGTTCTCTAGGCTTGTCCTGACTTCCCTGCTTCTACTACTATTAGTAACAGTGATAACAGTATCATAtctcctatttttttaatttttagagccAGGgttttgctgtcacccaggctggagtacagtgatgtgatcagagctcactgtagcctccacctcctgggctcaagcagttctcctgcctcagcctcccaaagtgctgggatgacaggtgtgagccactgcgcccagtccatACCTTCTATGTACTGAGTGCTTACAGAGTTCCAGGAACTGCCCCCAGTAAGAGCCTTATACATATGAGCGTGTTGAATCCacacagccctgtgaggtaggcaAGTGCTTTGTCGTCCCCAGgtgtagatgaggaaatggaggcacagagaggttcagtCACTTGCCCATggccacacagctagaaagtagcAGGGCTTACATTTGATTCTGGCCCCAGAGTCTTCCCTCCTAATTACGCTGATAGAAATTGTGATTCCCTTTATCAGTATGCTCATTTTAGGATAAAACCTGAAGGGATGAGGACGGAGGGCTGGGGGTGCAGTAGGGTGCAGGAGTATGGGGAGACAGCAGAGGGCCTGAGAGggtttgaaaagaaaactgagtccAGAGGCCCCCAGGGTGCTTGGACAATTGGAGTCTGAAAAGGAGAGAAAGTAGAGAGGGGCCAGACCAGCAagctggctcacatctgtaatcacccagcactttgggaggtggaggctggaggatcacttgagtccaggagtttgagaccagcctgggcaacagagcaagaccccgtttgTACAAACCTGCAGGTGGTGTGGAGAGGGTCTCCTCCACAAAGCTGTGTCAGGACCCCAGAAAAGATgggaagaggccgggcgcggtggctcaagcctgtaatcccagcactttgggaggccgagacgggcggatcacgaggtcaggagatcgagaccatcctggctgacacggtgaaaccccgtctctactaaaaaaaatacaaaaacttagccgggcgaggtggcgggcgcctgtagtcccagctactcgggaggctgaggcaggagaatggcgtaaacccgggaggcggagcttgcagtgagctgagatccggccagtgcactccagcctgggcgacagagcgagactccgtctcaaaaaaaaaaaaaaaaaaaaaaaagatgggaagagATAGAAGGAATTAGGgtaaagagagatggggaggagaGTGGGAGTTGAGAACACAGAGAGGGAAGGTGAAGTTGAGTAGGAGAGTCCTGGGGCCAGGGAGCCAAGAGGAAGGGCTGCCCTTTGGGGTGGACAGGCAGCGGGACTGGAAGCCTAAACCTGGAAGGCGAGGGGGTGATCTGCGCAAGGATGGATGAGTGGGCGCACAGCTCCATTCACCTGCGGGGAGACCCAGCACCGCGGCCGTGTCCTCAGCCCGGTCCTCCTCTTCACAGGGTCTCCCGTCTCCCACCCGCCGGAGATGGAGGCGAACCCAGCGGGCAGCGGCGCCGGGGGTGGCGGGAGCAGCGGCATCGGGGGCGAGGACGGGGTACACTTCCAGAGCTACCCCTTCGACTTCCTGGAATTCCTCAACCACCAGCGCTTCGAGCCCATGGAACTGTATGGGGAACACGCCAAGGCGGTGGCAGCCCTGCCCTGCGCCCCCGGCCCCCCGCCGCAGCCCCCGCCGCAGCCCCCTCCCCCGCAGTATGACTACCCGCCCCAGTCCACCTTCAAGCCCAAGGCGGAGGTGCCCTCCTcgtcctcgtcctcctcctcctcctcttcgtCCTCCTCGTCGTCGTCGTCTTCGTCCTCTTCGTCTTCCCAAGCCAAGAAGCCCGATCCGCCCCTGCCGCCCGCCTTCGGGGCGCCCCCGCCTCCCCTCTTTGACGCTGCTTTCCCCACTCCGCAGTGGGGCATCGTGGACCTCTCGGGACACCAGCACTTGTTTGGGAACCTGAAGCGAGGAGGGCCCGCGTCCGGGCCGGGGGTGACGCCTGGGCTGGGCGCTCCCGCGGGGGCCCCGGGGCCGCTTCCTGCCCCCTCGCAGACCCCGCCAGGACCCCCCGCGGCGGCGGCCTGCGACCCCACCAAGGACGACAAGGGCTACTTCCGGAGGCTGAAGTACCTGATGGAGCGGCGCTTCCCCTGCGGCGTGTGCCAGAAGTCCTTCAAGCAGTCCTCGCACCTGGTGCAGCACATGCTGGTGCACTCGGGGGAGAGGCCCTACGAATGCGGCGTCTGCGGCCGCACCTACAACCACGTGTCCAGCCTCATCCGCCACCGCCGCTGCCACAAGGACGTGCCGCCGGCCGCGGGGGGCCCGCCCCAGCCCGGCCCCCAGCTCCCGCCGCTGGGCCTCCCAGCACCCGCCGCCAGCGCTGCCACCGCCACCGCCCCCTCGACGGTGTCCTCGGGCCCTCCAGCCACGCCCGCGGCGCCCGCCCCCTCCGCGGACGGGAGCACCGCCCCTGCTGGTGTTGGGGTGCCCCCTCCCGCCACCGGGGGCGGCGACGGCCCGTTCGCCTGCCCGCTCTGCTGGAAGGTTTTCAAGAAGCCCAGTCACCTCCACCAGCACCAGATCATCCACACGGGCGAGAAGCCCTTCTCCTGCTCCGTGTGCAGCAAGAGCTTCAACCGCAGGGAGAGCCTGAAGCGCCACGTGAAGACGCACTCGGCCGACCTCCTGCGCCTGCCCTGCGGCATCTGCGGGAAGGCCTTCCGCGACGCCTCCTACCTCCTCAAGCACCAGGCGGCCCACGCAGGGGCGGGCGCCGGGGGGCCTCGGCCCGTGTACCCCTGCGACCTGTGCGGCAAGTCCTACTCAGCGCCGCAGAGCCTGCTCCGCCACAAGGCCGCCCACGCCCCGCCCGCCGCCGCTGCGGAGGCGCCCAAGGACGGGGCAGCCTCGGCCCCGCAGCCCCCGCCTACCTTCCCCCCGGGCCCGTACCTCCTGCCCCCCGACCCTCCCGCCACCGACAGCGAGaaggcggcggcggccgcggcggcgGTGGTGTACGGCGCCGTGCCAGTCCCGCTCCTGGGCGCCCACCCGCTGCTGCTCGGCGGCGCAGGGACCAGCGGGGCGGGAGGCTCGGGCGCCAGCGTCCCGGGAAAGACGTTCTGCTGCGGCATCTGCGGGCGCGGCTTCGGGCGCCGCGAGACCCTGAAGCGCCACGAGCGCATCCACACGGGCGAGAAGCCCCACCAGTGCCCCGTGTGCGGGAAGCGCTTCCGCGAATCCTTCCACTTGAGCAAGCACCACGTGGTGCACACGCGCGAGCGGCCCTACAAGTGCGAGCTCTGCGGCAAGGTCTTCGGCTACCCGCAGAGCCTCACACGCCACCGCCAGGTGCACCGGCTCCAGCTGCCCTGTGCCCTGGCCGGGGCCGCCGGCCTCCCCTCCACCCAGGGCGCATCCGGAGCCTGTGGGCCCGGGGCCTCAGGCACGTCTGCAGGGCCTGCCGATGGGCTGAGCTATGCCTGCTCGGACTGCGGCGAGCACTTCCCAGATCTCTTTCACGTCATGAGCCACAAGGAGGTCCACATGGCAGAGAAGCCCTATGGCTGCGACGCCTGCGGCAAGACCTTCGGCTTCATTGAGAACCTCATGTGGCACAAGCTGGTCCACCAGGCCGCCCCCGAGCGCCTGCTCCCGAGCACGCCTGGCGGCCCGCAGCCCCCGGACGGCTCCAGCGGCACGGATGCGGCCAGCGTGCTGGACAACGGGCTGGCGGGGGAGGTGGGAGCGGCCGTGGCGGCACTGGCAGGGGTGTCTGGGGGTGAGGACGCAGGCGGGGCGGCGGTGGCAGGGGCCGGCGGGGGTGCCAGTTCCGGCCCTGAACGCTTCAGCTGTGCCACGTGCGGCCAGAGTTTCAAGCACTTCCTGGGCCTAGTGACTCACAAGTACGTGCACCTGGTGCGGCGGACCCTGGGCTGCGGCCTCTGCGGCCAGAGCTTCGCGGGCGCCTACGACTTGCTCCTGCACCGCCGCAGCCATAGGCAGAAGCGGGGTTTCCGCTGCCCGGTGTGCGGGAAGCGCTTCTGGGAGGCGGCCCTGCTGATGCGCCACCAGCGCTGCCACACGGAACAGCGGCCGTACCGATGTGGCGTGTGCGGCCGAGGCTTCCTGCGCTCCTGGTACCTGCGGCAGCACCGCGTGGTCCACACTGGCGAGCGGGCCTTCAAGTGCGGCGTGTGCGCCAAGCGCTTCGCGCAGTCGTCCAGCCTGGCAGAGCACCGGCGGCTGCACGCTGTGGCCCGGCCCCAGCGCTGCAGCGCCTGTGGCAAGACCTTCCGCTACCGCTCCAACCTGCTGGAGCACCAGCGGCTGCACCTGGGCGAGCGCGCCTACCGCTGTGAGCACTGCGGCAAGGGCTTCTTCTACCTGAGCTCCGTGCTGCGCCACCAGCGCGCCCACGAGCCGCCGCGGCCCGAGCTCCGCTGCCCCGCCTGCCTCAAGGCCTTCAAGGATCCCGGCTACTTCCGTAAGCACCTGGCTGCCCACCAGGGCGGCCGGCCCTTCCGCTGCTCCTCCTGCGGCGAGGGCTTCGCCAACACCTACGGCCTCAAGAAACACCGCCTAGCGCACAAGGCCGAGAACCTCGGGGGGCCTGGAGCAGGGGCGGGCACCTTGGCCGGAAAGGATGCCTGACCGAGGGGTTCCCATCCCACTCCCATCAGAAGCCCCCTTCTGGACTCCCACCTCCCGGGACTGATCAGACTCTCCCCCCTCCTCGCTGTTGCCCCATCCTTCAGAACTTCGGACGGACTGGCGACCTTCAGGGCGCACGCCCGACAGGCTCAAGACTGAATCACTCCCATCCTCGtcctctctgccctcccctcATCTCATCAGACACTGAACCCATCCTCCGTCCAACCCTCGTTTGTGACCCTCATCAGCCCCCGTCCCAGCAGCACTCTGCCCCCAGTAAGTTTTGGCGGA comes from Macaca fascicularis isolate 582-1 chromosome 19, T2T-MFA8v1.1 and encodes:
- the ZNF865 gene encoding zinc finger protein 865, producing MEANPAGSGAGGGGSSGIGGEDGVHFQSYPFDFLEFLNHQRFEPMELYGEHAKAVAALPCAPGPPPQPPPQPPPPQYDYPPQSTFKPKAEVPSSSSSSSSSSSSSSSSSSSSSSSSQAKKPDPPLPPAFGAPPPPLFDAAFPTPQWGIVDLSGHQHLFGNLKRGGPASGPGVTPGLGAPAGAPGPLPAPSQTPPGPPAAAACDPTKDDKGYFRRLKYLMERRFPCGVCQKSFKQSSHLVQHMLVHSGERPYECGVCGRTYNHVSSLIRHRRCHKDVPPAAGGPPQPGPQLPPLGLPAPAASAATATAPSTVSSGPPATPAAPAPSADGSTAPAGVGVPPPATGGGDGPFACPLCWKVFKKPSHLHQHQIIHTGEKPFSCSVCSKSFNRRESLKRHVKTHSADLLRLPCGICGKAFRDASYLLKHQAAHAGAGAGGPRPVYPCDLCGKSYSAPQSLLRHKAAHAPPAAAAEAPKDGAASAPQPPPTFPPGPYLLPPDPPATDSEKAAAAAAAVVYGAVPVPLLGAHPLLLGGAGTSGAGGSGASVPGKTFCCGICGRGFGRRETLKRHERIHTGEKPHQCPVCGKRFRESFHLSKHHVVHTRERPYKCELCGKVFGYPQSLTRHRQVHRLQLPCALAGAAGLPSTQGASGACGPGASGTSAGPADGLSYACSDCGEHFPDLFHVMSHKEVHMAEKPYGCDACGKTFGFIENLMWHKLVHQAAPERLLPSTPGGPQPPDGSSGTDAASVLDNGLAGEVGAAVAALAGVSGGEDAGGAAVAGAGGGASSGPERFSCATCGQSFKHFLGLVTHKYVHLVRRTLGCGLCGQSFAGAYDLLLHRRSHRQKRGFRCPVCGKRFWEAALLMRHQRCHTEQRPYRCGVCGRGFLRSWYLRQHRVVHTGERAFKCGVCAKRFAQSSSLAEHRRLHAVARPQRCSACGKTFRYRSNLLEHQRLHLGERAYRCEHCGKGFFYLSSVLRHQRAHEPPRPELRCPACLKAFKDPGYFRKHLAAHQGGRPFRCSSCGEGFANTYGLKKHRLAHKAENLGGPGAGAGTLAGKDA